From a region of the Arachis ipaensis cultivar K30076 chromosome B09, Araip1.1, whole genome shotgun sequence genome:
- the LOC107619038 gene encoding protein REVEILLE 6 isoform X1 — protein sequence MVSKNPNPSEGFYLDPSALPSLVPLAATTGASTANSAEDPAKKTRKPYTITKSRESWTEPEHDKFLEALQLFDRDWKKIEAFVGSKTVIQIRSHAQKYFLKVQKSGTSEHLPPPRPKRKAAHPYPQKASKNAPVLAQVSGSFQSSSALLECGHVLQPDSSAMLKTPIVSAAVSSWSNNTLQQKANALHGQKVNNCCSSSESTPRAQAPGESNVQGNNSHPLRVLPDFTQVYRFIGSVFDPSITGHLQKLKRMDPIDVETVLLLMRNLSINLRSPDFEDHKLERLLWLTSNCMLKDRRNNEIHICSCREGCLPRMRWNSKQTATSMQIDL from the exons ATGGTATCGAAGAACCCGAACCCCTCAGAGGGATTCTACCTCGATCCCAGTGCGCTCCCCAGCCTCGTTCCGTTGGCCGCAACCACGGGGGCGTCCACCGCCAACTCGGCGGAGGACCCCGCCAAGAAGACGCGGAAGCCATACACTAtaactaaatctagagagagctGGACCGAACCCGAGCACGACAAGTTCCTCGAAGCTCTTCAACT GTTTGACCGTGACTGGAAAAAGATTGAAGCATTTGTTGGATCGAAGACAGTTATCCAG ATACGTAGCCATGCACAGAAATACTTTCTAAAAGTTCAGAAGAGCGGGACAAGTGAACATCTTCCTCCACCCAGACCAAAACGAAAAGCCGCTCATCCATATCCTCAGAAAGCTTCTAAAAATG CACCAGTACTCGCGCAAGTATCTGGATCATTTCAGTCTTCATCTGCTTTGCTTGAATGTGGACATGTCCTGCAGCCTGATTCTTCAGCAATGCTTAAAACACCTATTGTTAGCGCTGCGGTGTCTTCCTGGTCAAACAACACCCTGCAGCAAAAAGCCAATGCATTGCATG GGCAAAAAGTAAATAACTGTTGTAGTAGCAGCGAAAGCACTCCCAGAGCACAAGCACCTGGTGAATCTAATGTTCAAGGGAACAATAGCCATCCTTTGAGAG TTCTTCCGGATTTCACTCAAGTGTACCGCTTCATTGGCAGTGTATTTGACCCAAGCATAACTGGGCATCTACAGAAACTAAAAAGGATGGATCCTATAGATGTTGAAACG GTGCTACTACTGATGAGAAATCTGTCTATCAATTTAAGGAGCCCAGATTTTGAGGATCAT AAACTTGAACGACTACTATGGTTGACATCAAATTGCATGCTCAAGGATAGAAGGAATAATGAGATTCATATATGTTCATGCAGAGAAGGTTGCTTGCCTCGTATGAGGTGGAACTCGAAACAGACAGCTACATCAATGCAGATAGACCTATGA
- the LOC107619038 gene encoding protein REVEILLE 6 isoform X2 — protein MVSKNPNPSEGFYLDPSALPSLVPLAATTGASTANSAEDPAKKTRKPYTITKSRESWTEPEHDKFLEALQLFDRDWKKIEAFVGSKTVIQIRSHAQKYFLKVQKSGTSEHLPPPRPKRKAAHPYPQKASKNAPVLAQVSGSFQSSSALLECGHVLQPDSSAMLKTPIVSAAVSSWSNNTLQQKANALHGQKVNNCCSSSESTPRAQAPGESNVQGNNSHPLRVLPDFTQVYRFIGSVFDPSITGHLQKLKRMDPIDVETVLLLMRNLSINLRSPDFEDHRRLLASYEVELETDSYINADRPMTGGQLKTAT, from the exons ATGGTATCGAAGAACCCGAACCCCTCAGAGGGATTCTACCTCGATCCCAGTGCGCTCCCCAGCCTCGTTCCGTTGGCCGCAACCACGGGGGCGTCCACCGCCAACTCGGCGGAGGACCCCGCCAAGAAGACGCGGAAGCCATACACTAtaactaaatctagagagagctGGACCGAACCCGAGCACGACAAGTTCCTCGAAGCTCTTCAACT GTTTGACCGTGACTGGAAAAAGATTGAAGCATTTGTTGGATCGAAGACAGTTATCCAG ATACGTAGCCATGCACAGAAATACTTTCTAAAAGTTCAGAAGAGCGGGACAAGTGAACATCTTCCTCCACCCAGACCAAAACGAAAAGCCGCTCATCCATATCCTCAGAAAGCTTCTAAAAATG CACCAGTACTCGCGCAAGTATCTGGATCATTTCAGTCTTCATCTGCTTTGCTTGAATGTGGACATGTCCTGCAGCCTGATTCTTCAGCAATGCTTAAAACACCTATTGTTAGCGCTGCGGTGTCTTCCTGGTCAAACAACACCCTGCAGCAAAAAGCCAATGCATTGCATG GGCAAAAAGTAAATAACTGTTGTAGTAGCAGCGAAAGCACTCCCAGAGCACAAGCACCTGGTGAATCTAATGTTCAAGGGAACAATAGCCATCCTTTGAGAG TTCTTCCGGATTTCACTCAAGTGTACCGCTTCATTGGCAGTGTATTTGACCCAAGCATAACTGGGCATCTACAGAAACTAAAAAGGATGGATCCTATAGATGTTGAAACG GTGCTACTACTGATGAGAAATCTGTCTATCAATTTAAGGAGCCCAGATTTTGAGGATCAT AGAAGGTTGCTTGCCTCGTATGAGGTGGAACTCGAAACAGACAGCTACATCAATGCAGATAGACCTATGACTGGTGGGCAGTTGAAGAC
- the LOC107619038 gene encoding protein REVEILLE 6 isoform X3, giving the protein MVSKNPNPSEGFYLDPSALPSLVPLAATTGASTANSAEDPAKKTRKPYTITKSRESWTEPEHDKFLEALQLFDRDWKKIEAFVGSKTVIQIRSHAQKYFLKVQKSGTSEHLPPPRPKRKAAHPYPQKASKNAPVLAQVSGSFQSSSALLECGHVLQPDSSAMLKTPIVSAAVSSWSNNTLQQKANALHGQKVNNCCSSSESTPRAQAPGESNVQGNNSHPLRVLPDFTQVYRFIGSVFDPSITGHLQKLKRMDPIDVETVLLLMRNLSINLRSPDFEDHVACLV; this is encoded by the exons ATGGTATCGAAGAACCCGAACCCCTCAGAGGGATTCTACCTCGATCCCAGTGCGCTCCCCAGCCTCGTTCCGTTGGCCGCAACCACGGGGGCGTCCACCGCCAACTCGGCGGAGGACCCCGCCAAGAAGACGCGGAAGCCATACACTAtaactaaatctagagagagctGGACCGAACCCGAGCACGACAAGTTCCTCGAAGCTCTTCAACT GTTTGACCGTGACTGGAAAAAGATTGAAGCATTTGTTGGATCGAAGACAGTTATCCAG ATACGTAGCCATGCACAGAAATACTTTCTAAAAGTTCAGAAGAGCGGGACAAGTGAACATCTTCCTCCACCCAGACCAAAACGAAAAGCCGCTCATCCATATCCTCAGAAAGCTTCTAAAAATG CACCAGTACTCGCGCAAGTATCTGGATCATTTCAGTCTTCATCTGCTTTGCTTGAATGTGGACATGTCCTGCAGCCTGATTCTTCAGCAATGCTTAAAACACCTATTGTTAGCGCTGCGGTGTCTTCCTGGTCAAACAACACCCTGCAGCAAAAAGCCAATGCATTGCATG GGCAAAAAGTAAATAACTGTTGTAGTAGCAGCGAAAGCACTCCCAGAGCACAAGCACCTGGTGAATCTAATGTTCAAGGGAACAATAGCCATCCTTTGAGAG TTCTTCCGGATTTCACTCAAGTGTACCGCTTCATTGGCAGTGTATTTGACCCAAGCATAACTGGGCATCTACAGAAACTAAAAAGGATGGATCCTATAGATGTTGAAACG GTGCTACTACTGATGAGAAATCTGTCTATCAATTTAAGGAGCCCAGATTTTGAGGATCAT GTTGCTTGCCTCGTATGA
- the LOC107619038 gene encoding protein REVEILLE 6 isoform X4, with the protein MVSKNPNPSEGFYLDPSALPSLVPLAATTGASTANSAEDPAKKTRKPYTITKSRESWTEPEHDKFLEALQLFDRDWKKIEAFVGSKTVIQIRSHAQKYFLKVQKSGTSEHLPPPRPKRKAAHPYPQKASKNAPVLAQVSGSFQSSSALLECGHVLQPDSSAMLKTPIVSAAVSSWSNNTLQQKANALHGQKVNNCCSSSESTPRAQAPGESNVQGNNSHPLRVLPDFTQVYRFIGSVFDPSITGHLQKLKRMDPIDVETVLLLMRNLSINLRSPDFEDHHLSA; encoded by the exons ATGGTATCGAAGAACCCGAACCCCTCAGAGGGATTCTACCTCGATCCCAGTGCGCTCCCCAGCCTCGTTCCGTTGGCCGCAACCACGGGGGCGTCCACCGCCAACTCGGCGGAGGACCCCGCCAAGAAGACGCGGAAGCCATACACTAtaactaaatctagagagagctGGACCGAACCCGAGCACGACAAGTTCCTCGAAGCTCTTCAACT GTTTGACCGTGACTGGAAAAAGATTGAAGCATTTGTTGGATCGAAGACAGTTATCCAG ATACGTAGCCATGCACAGAAATACTTTCTAAAAGTTCAGAAGAGCGGGACAAGTGAACATCTTCCTCCACCCAGACCAAAACGAAAAGCCGCTCATCCATATCCTCAGAAAGCTTCTAAAAATG CACCAGTACTCGCGCAAGTATCTGGATCATTTCAGTCTTCATCTGCTTTGCTTGAATGTGGACATGTCCTGCAGCCTGATTCTTCAGCAATGCTTAAAACACCTATTGTTAGCGCTGCGGTGTCTTCCTGGTCAAACAACACCCTGCAGCAAAAAGCCAATGCATTGCATG GGCAAAAAGTAAATAACTGTTGTAGTAGCAGCGAAAGCACTCCCAGAGCACAAGCACCTGGTGAATCTAATGTTCAAGGGAACAATAGCCATCCTTTGAGAG TTCTTCCGGATTTCACTCAAGTGTACCGCTTCATTGGCAGTGTATTTGACCCAAGCATAACTGGGCATCTACAGAAACTAAAAAGGATGGATCCTATAGATGTTGAAACG GTGCTACTACTGATGAGAAATCTGTCTATCAATTTAAGGAGCCCAGATTTTGAGGATCAT CATCTAAGTGCTTGA
- the LOC107619038 gene encoding protein REVEILLE 6 isoform X5 produces the protein MSFSLTFDAPVLIRSHAQKYFLKVQKSGTSEHLPPPRPKRKAAHPYPQKASKNAPVLAQVSGSFQSSSALLECGHVLQPDSSAMLKTPIVSAAVSSWSNNTLQQKANALHGQKVNNCCSSSESTPRAQAPGESNVQGNNSHPLRVLPDFTQVYRFIGSVFDPSITGHLQKLKRMDPIDVETVLLLMRNLSINLRSPDFEDHKLERLLWLTSNCMLKDRRNNEIHICSCREGCLPRMRWNSKQTATSMQIDL, from the exons ATGTCATTCTCACTGACTTTTGATGCGCCTGTGCTG ATACGTAGCCATGCACAGAAATACTTTCTAAAAGTTCAGAAGAGCGGGACAAGTGAACATCTTCCTCCACCCAGACCAAAACGAAAAGCCGCTCATCCATATCCTCAGAAAGCTTCTAAAAATG CACCAGTACTCGCGCAAGTATCTGGATCATTTCAGTCTTCATCTGCTTTGCTTGAATGTGGACATGTCCTGCAGCCTGATTCTTCAGCAATGCTTAAAACACCTATTGTTAGCGCTGCGGTGTCTTCCTGGTCAAACAACACCCTGCAGCAAAAAGCCAATGCATTGCATG GGCAAAAAGTAAATAACTGTTGTAGTAGCAGCGAAAGCACTCCCAGAGCACAAGCACCTGGTGAATCTAATGTTCAAGGGAACAATAGCCATCCTTTGAGAG TTCTTCCGGATTTCACTCAAGTGTACCGCTTCATTGGCAGTGTATTTGACCCAAGCATAACTGGGCATCTACAGAAACTAAAAAGGATGGATCCTATAGATGTTGAAACG GTGCTACTACTGATGAGAAATCTGTCTATCAATTTAAGGAGCCCAGATTTTGAGGATCAT AAACTTGAACGACTACTATGGTTGACATCAAATTGCATGCTCAAGGATAGAAGGAATAATGAGATTCATATATGTTCATGCAGAGAAGGTTGCTTGCCTCGTATGAGGTGGAACTCGAAACAGACAGCTACATCAATGCAGATAGACCTATGA
- the LOC110267342 gene encoding uncharacterized protein LOC110267342 yields the protein MEAYNNTYAFHINPIPGQALWEKSPYNRPQAPKFRNKPGPLKKKRRKDADGEPSGSKKLKTKMKRIYKKGRCRCCGEAEHTRRNCPKRAAAEEAAAAAEAAAAEAAAAEAAAAQPTAANGGEGQANSAAPVPEAPTEINLDQSQPPSEATDDSQQVLPSPVRPPKLPLKRKLAKGCEKPASGSNNPPVTTPPAATPPGSSHTSRNLPPNPMQGATQGTATRLANFMKFVPNPGFKAPRHKK from the exons ATGGAAGCATATAATAACACATATGCCTTCCATATCAATCCAATTCCAGGTCAAGCACTATGGGAAAAGTCACCATATAACAGACCACAAGCACCAAAATTTAGAAACAAGCCCGGACCActcaagaaaaaaagaagaaaagatgctGATGGGGAGCCAAGTGGGAGTAAGAAGTTAAAGACGAAGATGAAAAGAATATATAAAAAAGGTCGATGTCGTTGTTGTGGCGAAGCAGAACACACGAGAAGGAACTGTCCAAAGAGGGCTGCTGCCGAAGAGGCTGCTGCAGCTGCAGAAGCTGCAGCTGCAGAAGCTGCTGCTGCAGAGGCTGCCGCTGCACAACCCACTGCTGCTAATGGTGGTGAAGGTCAGGCCAACTCTGCTGCCCCTGTCCCAGAAGCCCCAACCGAAATCAATCTTGACCAAAGTCAACCACCCTCGGAAGCAACTGATGACTCTCAACAG GTTCTACCCTCACCTGTTAGGCCGCCAAAGCTCCCTTTAAAAAGAAAGTTAGCCAAGGGTTGTGAAAAACCAGCTTCAGGAAGTAACAATCCACCAGTAACCACCCCACCTGCTGCTACCCCACCAGGAAGTAGTCATACATCAAGGAATCTCCCACCTAACCCTATGCAAGGTGCAACACAGGGAACTGCTACAAGGCTTGCAAATTTCATGAAGTTTGTGCCCAATCCTGGATTCAAGGCACCCAGACACAAAAAATGA
- the LOC107616898 gene encoding heavy metal-associated isoprenylated plant protein 12, translated as MNEVILRVEALHERKCKKKAMKIVSNIAGIESVSVDMNENKLTLTGEMDAVEVVGKLRKLCHTEILSVGPATATATAKQEPKKNNKEHTTNLEASILPIQAYHYYYTSMEENPNACVIF; from the exons ATGAAT GAAGTAATACTAAGGGTGGAAGCACTACATGAGAGGAAATGTAAGAAAAAAGCCATGAAGATAGTGTCGAATATTGCAGGGATTGAGTCAGTGTCAGTggacatgaatgaaaacaagttGACTTTGACTGGGGAAATGGATGCTGTGGAAGTTGTTGGGAAGCTGAGGAAGCTGTGTCACACCGAAATACTGTCTGTTGGACCAGCCACAGCCACAGCCACAGCCAAACAAGAGCCAAAGAAGAACAATAAAGAGCATACTACAAATCTGGAAGCTTCTATTCTACCCATTCAAGCTTATCATTATTATTACACAAGTATGGAGGAGAATCCCAATGCCTGCGTTATCTTCTGA